A genomic window from Streptomyces sp. NBC_01429 includes:
- a CDS encoding glycoside hydrolase: MVRRRTLLAAAAGGTLFGGALATGTARADETIAVNPGATYGTWEGWGTSLAWWAHVFGERDDFADLFFTTRSVAYNGRTLPGLGLNIARYNLGACGWNSVNGESMAASPNIPAFKQIEGYWQDWRDEDPASSAWNWSADAAQRAALVKAVQRGAVSELFANSPMWWMCLNHNPSGAADGGNNLQSWNYRQHASHLAAVALRAKNDWGVNFATVDPFNEPASSWWTATGTQEGCHFDASAQAAVLPYLRSELDRRGLTGTRISASDETSYDLARTTWNSFGSATKALVSQVNVHGYQGSGGRRDLLYTDVVTTAGKKLWNSETGQNDASGLSLASNLCLDFRWLHPTAYCYWQVMDPSPGWAMIAYDPSTLQAGAVQTKYYVMAQFSRHIRPGMTILDTGVGHAAAAYDPARRRLVVVAVNSGAAQTLTFDLSRFTQVTGSTGGLVRRWNTLTSGAGDLYTERADTYLNGKQLSVPFAAASVQTFQIDGVVV; this comes from the coding sequence ATGGTCAGACGCAGAACGCTGCTCGCCGCGGCGGCGGGCGGCACACTGTTCGGTGGCGCACTGGCCACGGGCACCGCGCGGGCCGACGAGACGATCGCGGTGAACCCCGGCGCCACCTACGGGACATGGGAGGGCTGGGGGACGTCGCTGGCGTGGTGGGCCCATGTGTTCGGGGAGCGTGACGACTTCGCCGACCTGTTCTTCACCACCAGGTCCGTCGCGTACAACGGGCGGACCCTGCCGGGGCTGGGGCTGAACATCGCCCGCTACAACCTCGGCGCGTGCGGCTGGAACAGTGTCAACGGGGAGAGCATGGCGGCTTCCCCCAACATCCCCGCGTTCAAGCAGATCGAGGGGTACTGGCAGGACTGGCGGGACGAGGACCCCGCGTCCTCCGCGTGGAACTGGAGCGCGGACGCCGCCCAGCGGGCCGCACTGGTCAAGGCGGTCCAACGGGGCGCGGTGAGCGAGTTGTTCGCGAACTCGCCGATGTGGTGGATGTGCCTCAACCACAACCCGTCAGGGGCGGCCGACGGCGGCAACAACCTCCAGTCCTGGAACTACCGCCAGCACGCCTCCCACCTCGCCGCGGTCGCCCTCCGCGCGAAGAACGACTGGGGGGTGAACTTCGCGACCGTGGACCCCTTCAACGAGCCCGCGTCCAGCTGGTGGACGGCCACCGGCACCCAGGAGGGCTGCCACTTCGACGCGTCCGCGCAGGCCGCCGTCCTCCCGTACCTCCGGAGCGAACTCGACAGGCGCGGTCTGACCGGCACCCGGATCTCCGCCTCCGACGAGACGAGCTACGACCTGGCCCGTACCACCTGGAACTCCTTCGGATCGGCGACGAAGGCGCTGGTCAGCCAGGTCAATGTGCACGGCTACCAGGGATCCGGCGGCCGTCGCGACCTGCTCTACACGGACGTCGTGACCACGGCGGGCAAGAAGCTCTGGAACTCCGAGACGGGCCAGAACGACGCGAGCGGCCTGTCCCTGGCCAGTAACCTCTGCCTCGACTTCCGCTGGCTGCACCCCACCGCGTACTGCTACTGGCAGGTGATGGACCCGTCCCCGGGCTGGGCGATGATCGCCTACGACCCGAGCACGCTCCAGGCCGGTGCCGTACAGACCAAGTACTACGTGATGGCCCAGTTCAGCCGGCACATCCGCCCCGGGATGACCATTCTGGACACGGGCGTCGGCCACGCTGCGGCGGCCTACGACCCGGCGCGGCGACGTCTGGTCGTCGTGGCCGTCAACTCCGGCGCCGCCCAGACCCTCACCTTCGACCTCTCCCGCTTCACCCAGGTCACCGGCTCCACCGGCGGACTCGTACGCCGGTGGAACACGCTGACGTCCGGCGCGGGCGACCTGTACACCGAACGCGCCGACACGTACCTCAACGGCAAGCAGCTCAGCGTGCCGTTCGCGGCGGCGTCGGTGCAGACGTTCCAGATCGACGGTGTGGTGGTGTGA
- a CDS encoding M28 family metallopeptidase, with protein sequence MSSINDTVGSSTADDGTRDPYTVRLFAEGVPTSETPEEAAVRRSVGGENDAPSRQLARFVRDVADNDATGMNVRVVHRRDRYLRGGDHIPFLERGRPAARFTEPAEDFAHQHQDVRVEDGRRYGDLPEFCDFGYIARVAKVNGAALWTLAQAPAAPSGVRILTSALTNATELVWDPGTEPDLTGHEVVWRETTAPEWTHVVRATGATSHHVDLSKDNLFFGVRAVNRAGHRGPVTFRVPQR encoded by the coding sequence GTGAGTTCCATCAACGACACCGTAGGCAGCTCCACGGCCGACGACGGCACCCGGGACCCGTACACCGTACGCCTCTTCGCCGAGGGCGTGCCCACCTCGGAGACACCGGAGGAGGCCGCCGTCCGCCGCTCGGTCGGCGGCGAGAACGACGCGCCCTCGCGCCAGCTCGCGCGATTCGTCCGCGATGTCGCGGACAACGACGCCACCGGCATGAACGTCCGGGTGGTCCACCGCCGCGACCGTTATCTGCGGGGCGGCGACCACATCCCGTTCCTGGAGCGCGGCCGTCCCGCCGCCCGCTTCACCGAACCGGCCGAGGACTTCGCGCACCAGCACCAGGACGTACGGGTGGAGGACGGCCGGCGGTACGGCGACCTGCCCGAGTTCTGCGACTTCGGCTACATCGCCCGCGTGGCCAAGGTCAACGGGGCCGCGCTGTGGACCCTCGCCCAGGCTCCGGCGGCGCCGAGCGGCGTACGGATCCTCACCAGCGCGCTCACCAACGCCACCGAACTGGTCTGGGACCCCGGCACGGAACCCGACCTGACGGGCCACGAGGTGGTGTGGCGCGAGACGACCGCGCCGGAGTGGACCCATGTCGTCAGGGCCACGGGCGCGACGAGCCACCACGTGGACCTGTCCAAGGACAACCTCTTCTTCGGGGTCCGCGCGGTCAACCGCGCCGGTCACCGCGGCCCGGTGACCTTCCGCGTACCGCAGCGCTGA
- a CDS encoding acyltransferase family protein — protein MKTSQLPALTGLRFAAAVTVFAQHSSSVWNGGSENATLLRVAFSGVSFFFLLSGFLLSWSWRPGRGARRFWRGRAAKILPVHLVTLAAGLLLAVTAGGLPPVRAWLPNALLVQSWSPGFSILDPGVNGVSWSLCCEALFYLLFPLLAPPVHRIAPRLLPACAGVCVAAVALIPLLVVTVRPALAGQTTFGPFPDTTRQMWLVYSFPPARLPEFVLGMVLARIAKEGLARGVRGWHGAAAYVVLYPVAVAVPLVWGAVAVTVVPLALVLLGTAGADLRGVRSPLRHPVAVRLGELSFALYMCHLLVIDHGCRLLGCARATGTAVRAVDTAVLLAVSLALAWLLHTLVERPLMFRLHGTVRPRGGAAEPAPPPAGEPVAEPSPAGGPPPPAAPPGLPAPVRRTDTRPHGRIGR, from the coding sequence ATGAAGACGTCGCAACTGCCCGCCCTGACAGGTCTGCGCTTCGCCGCCGCCGTGACCGTCTTCGCCCAGCACTCCAGCAGCGTCTGGAACGGCGGCAGCGAGAACGCCACGCTGCTGCGCGTGGCCTTCTCGGGAGTGTCGTTCTTCTTCCTGCTGAGCGGGTTCCTGCTCAGCTGGTCGTGGCGGCCGGGCCGGGGTGCGCGCCGGTTCTGGCGGGGGCGCGCGGCGAAGATCCTTCCCGTGCACCTGGTGACGCTGGCGGCCGGTCTGCTGCTGGCGGTAACGGCCGGTGGGCTCCCCCCGGTTCGCGCCTGGCTGCCCAACGCCCTGCTCGTCCAGTCCTGGTCGCCCGGGTTCAGCATCCTGGACCCGGGCGTCAACGGGGTCTCCTGGTCGCTGTGCTGCGAGGCGCTGTTCTATCTGCTGTTCCCGCTGCTCGCGCCACCGGTGCACCGGATCGCGCCCCGGCTGCTGCCCGCCTGTGCCGGGGTGTGCGTGGCGGCCGTGGCGCTGATCCCGCTGCTGGTCGTGACGGTGCGCCCGGCGCTGGCCGGTCAGACCACGTTCGGCCCGTTCCCCGACACCACGCGTCAGATGTGGCTGGTCTACTCGTTTCCGCCGGCCCGGCTGCCGGAGTTCGTCCTCGGCATGGTGCTGGCCCGGATCGCCAAGGAGGGGCTGGCCCGTGGTGTCCGCGGCTGGCACGGAGCGGCGGCGTATGTCGTGCTCTATCCGGTGGCGGTCGCGGTCCCGCTGGTCTGGGGCGCCGTGGCGGTCACGGTCGTGCCGCTGGCCCTGGTGCTGCTCGGCACCGCGGGCGCCGACCTGCGCGGCGTCCGGTCACCGCTGCGGCACCCGGTCGCGGTACGGCTGGGGGAACTCTCGTTCGCGCTGTACATGTGCCACTTGCTGGTCATCGACCACGGCTGCCGGCTCCTGGGCTGCGCGCGGGCCACCGGTACGGCGGTCAGGGCGGTGGACACCGCGGTGCTGCTGGCGGTCTCGCTCGCCCTCGCGTGGCTGCTGCACACCCTGGTGGAGCGGCCGTTGATGTTCAGGCTGCACGGCACGGTACGGCCCCGGGGCGGCGCGGCGGAGCCCGCGCCGCCGCCGGCCGGAGAGCCGGTGGCAGAACCCTCGCCGGCCGGAGGCCCCCCGCCCCCGGCCGCGCCGCCCGGCCTGCCCGCTCCGGTCCGCCGGACGGACACCAGGCCCCACGGAAGGATCGGACGATGA
- a CDS encoding prolyl oligopeptidase family serine peptidase yields the protein MELTAFPRQFARTRRFSLGVPQRFTVSPDGERVLFLRSVSGTEPRSLLWLHENGEERVLAGAGECAGECERESAGRGEEASSAGVVSYATDRRARVVAYVLDGALHTVTTDGGAPRRISVPAPVTDPRPSPDGSLIAYVSGGALRVVRTDGTADRPLAEPETPDVTYGLPDHVATVSIGRTRGFWWSPDGGALLVARVDTSMVRRWYVADPADPARPPRAVRYPAAGTANAQTSLRLVTVGGEHTPVALPREAPGSDTPVGVWRDAAFEYLVAADWDHMGPTATVQTRDQRTAWVLGVDPSTGAVEPLSRHTDDAWVEFPPGTPLRTASGVAVLPYVHDDTRSIRIGDVPTPAGLRVRAVLVTDGRGTPGRGVAWQRTIVGDRLTPVLEDQIDALHAAAERNGALDLTRVAIRGWSFSGYLAAGAVLRRPDVFHAAVAGAPPTDRRLYDTYWEERFLGHPDVQPEQYERSSLLPFASGPTRPLLLVHGLADDNVFPAHTLRLSAALLAAGRPHTVLPLRATGHLVAREGTADALLLRELAFLRESLGA from the coding sequence ATGGAACTCACCGCGTTTCCACGTCAGTTCGCCCGGACCCGCCGCTTCTCGCTCGGAGTCCCGCAGCGGTTCACCGTCTCCCCGGACGGCGAGCGCGTGCTGTTCCTGCGATCCGTGTCCGGCACCGAGCCGCGCAGTCTGCTGTGGCTCCACGAGAACGGCGAGGAGCGGGTCCTCGCGGGCGCGGGCGAGTGCGCGGGCGAGTGCGAGAGGGAGAGCGCGGGGCGTGGCGAGGAGGCGTCGTCCGCCGGAGTCGTCTCGTACGCGACCGACCGCCGCGCGCGCGTGGTGGCGTACGTGCTGGACGGCGCCCTGCACACCGTCACCACCGACGGCGGCGCCCCGCGCCGGATCTCCGTCCCGGCCCCGGTGACCGACCCGCGCCCCTCCCCCGACGGCTCCCTGATCGCGTATGTCTCCGGCGGCGCGCTGCGCGTCGTACGGACCGACGGCACGGCCGACCGGCCGCTCGCCGAGCCGGAGACCCCCGACGTCACCTACGGGCTGCCCGACCACGTCGCGACCGTGTCCATCGGCCGCACCCGCGGCTTCTGGTGGTCGCCGGACGGGGGCGCGCTGCTGGTGGCGCGGGTCGACACCTCGATGGTGCGGCGCTGGTACGTGGCCGACCCCGCCGACCCGGCGCGTCCACCGCGCGCCGTCCGCTATCCGGCGGCCGGCACGGCCAACGCGCAGACCTCGCTGCGGCTGGTGACGGTCGGCGGCGAGCACACCCCGGTCGCGCTGCCGCGCGAGGCGCCCGGGTCCGACACCCCGGTCGGCGTCTGGCGGGACGCCGCGTTCGAGTACCTGGTCGCCGCCGACTGGGACCACATGGGCCCGACGGCCACCGTCCAGACCCGCGACCAGCGCACGGCGTGGGTCCTCGGCGTCGACCCGTCGACCGGCGCGGTGGAGCCGCTGTCCCGGCACACCGACGACGCCTGGGTGGAGTTCCCGCCGGGCACCCCGCTGCGCACCGCCTCCGGGGTGGCGGTGCTCCCGTACGTCCACGACGACACGCGGTCGATCCGGATCGGGGACGTACCCACGCCGGCCGGTCTCCGGGTCCGCGCCGTGCTGGTCACGGACGGACGCGGCACTCCCGGGCGCGGGGTGGCGTGGCAGCGGACCATCGTCGGCGACCGGCTGACGCCCGTACTGGAGGACCAGATCGACGCGTTGCACGCGGCGGCCGAGCGGAACGGCGCGCTGGATCTGACGCGGGTGGCCATCCGGGGCTGGTCGTTCAGCGGATATCTGGCGGCGGGCGCCGTACTGCGCCGTCCCGACGTGTTCCACGCGGCCGTCGCCGGGGCTCCGCCGACCGACCGGCGGCTCTACGACACCTACTGGGAGGAACGGTTCCTCGGCCATCCGGACGTCCAGCCGGAGCAGTACGAGCGCTCCTCGCTGCTCCCGTTCGCGAGCGGGCCGACCCGGCCGCTGCTGCTCGTGCACGGGCTCGCCGACGACAACGTCTTCCCCGCGCACACACTGCGGCTGTCGGCCGCGCTGCTCGCCGCGGGGCGGCCGCACACTGTACTGCCGCTGCGCGCCACGGGACATCTCGTCGCGCGGGAGGGCACGGCCGACGCGCTGCTCCTGCGGGAACTCGCCTTTCTCAGGGAATCCCTCGGCGCTTGA
- a CDS encoding NAD(P)-dependent oxidoreductase, with amino-acid sequence MSTQPPPNGDLPTAGARRTGPPEDAAQERRPVTVIGLGLMGSALAAAFLRGGHPTTVWNRSPEKADPLVARGAVRAASVADAVAAAPLVVVCVTGHDAVVDVIDAGRTALPGKVLVNLASGSSRQARALADRTAALGGHCLDGAILATPDGIGDPDAVILYGGPQAVFRAHAPALAALGGGATYLGADPGIPSLYEVALLDIMWTSLTGVLHAMALVGTEGIAATEFAPFAAMLYTGVGSFVPRYAQQIADGKYPADDSTLGTHLAGIRHLTEESGDRAVDARLPLYVQGLMERAVARGQAGDSFARLVEQFAPPENRGPSAR; translated from the coding sequence ATGAGCACACAGCCACCCCCGAACGGGGACCTGCCGACGGCCGGAGCACGGCGGACCGGCCCGCCGGAGGACGCCGCCCAGGAGCGCCGGCCGGTCACCGTGATCGGGCTGGGCCTGATGGGCTCCGCGCTGGCGGCCGCTTTCCTGCGCGGCGGGCACCCGACCACGGTCTGGAACCGCTCGCCGGAGAAGGCGGATCCCCTCGTCGCCCGTGGCGCGGTCCGCGCCGCGAGCGTGGCGGACGCCGTCGCGGCCGCCCCGCTGGTCGTCGTCTGCGTCACCGGTCATGACGCCGTCGTGGACGTCATCGACGCCGGCCGGACCGCCCTGCCCGGCAAGGTGCTGGTCAACCTCGCCTCCGGCTCCTCCCGCCAGGCCCGCGCCCTCGCGGACCGTACCGCCGCACTCGGCGGCCACTGCCTCGACGGCGCGATCCTGGCCACCCCGGACGGTATCGGCGACCCCGACGCGGTCATCCTGTACGGGGGGCCGCAGGCCGTGTTCCGGGCGCACGCCCCGGCCCTGGCCGCCCTGGGCGGCGGCGCCACGTATCTCGGCGCCGACCCGGGCATCCCCTCGCTCTACGAGGTGGCCCTGCTGGACATCATGTGGACGAGCCTCACCGGTGTCCTGCACGCGATGGCCCTGGTCGGCACGGAAGGCATCGCGGCGACGGAGTTCGCGCCGTTCGCCGCGATGCTCTACACCGGCGTCGGCTCCTTCGTGCCGCGCTACGCGCAGCAGATCGCGGACGGCAAGTACCCCGCCGACGACTCGACCCTGGGCACCCACCTGGCCGGGATCAGGCACCTGACGGAGGAGAGCGGCGACCGCGCGGTGGACGCGCGACTGCCGCTGTACGTCCAGGGACTCATGGAGCGGGCCGTCGCCCGGGGCCAGGCCGGCGACAGCTTCGCCCGCCTCGTCGAGCAGTTCGCCCCGCCCGAGAACCGGGGCCCGTCCGCTCGATGA
- the pabB gene encoding aminodeoxychorismate synthase component I, with protein sequence MRTLIIDNYDSFTYNLLHHLAEVTGDEPVVRRNDEIDAAAVRRERFDNVIISPGPGRPDRPADFGVCAEVIRSAAVPVLGVCLGHQGICQAFGGTVRRAPQPYHGRISPVLHERTDILAGLPSPFSAVRYHSLIAENMSEEIEEIAHTPDGLLMAVRHRHRPLWGVQFHPESVCTEHGRQLLRNFTDLTRSWYERQPEAAADPVRVAAATSGMPVTPVTPVTSVTSVSPLVTPAPLPSAASAVPVVPAPRLSPAPAEVRRLRVLHRALDIAVTAQTVYDALYRDSACSFWLDSSGPRERDGRFSFMGDAKGPLARVVRADVWAGLVSVESAEGTVREPGGFFDWLRADLAALRTEVPALPFDFALGWVGYLGYELKAECGGERAHRSHHPDAAMLFADRAIAFDHHDGTVHLLALAEGPDDAPAARWAASTEARLVELAGSPPAPRSTGAVTTAGTLRLRHDRERYLAHIDTCLRQIDDGESYEVCLTNMLGARGKLDPAEAYKLLRTGNPVPFGAQLRFGGLSVLSSSPERFIRVAGDGTVESRPIKGTRQRAASPAEDDALRADLASSAKDRAENLMIVDLVRNDLGRCARLGSVRVDGLFEVESYATVHQLVSTVSARLRPGLSAVDCVRAAFPGGSMTGAPKIRTMQIIDELEEGPRGVYSGALGFFSLSGAADLSIVIRTLVVDGDRIEYGVGGAVIALSDADAEFEETAVKAAPLLRLLGQEFPGRRSHPAPAGPDGAGPLVQPVS encoded by the coding sequence ATGCGCACACTCATCATCGACAACTACGACTCGTTCACCTACAACCTGCTCCACCACCTGGCCGAGGTGACCGGGGATGAGCCCGTCGTACGGCGCAATGACGAGATCGACGCGGCCGCCGTGCGGCGCGAGCGGTTCGACAACGTGATCATCTCGCCCGGACCGGGCCGGCCGGACCGCCCGGCGGACTTCGGCGTGTGCGCCGAGGTGATCCGGTCCGCCGCGGTTCCGGTGCTCGGGGTCTGCCTGGGGCACCAAGGCATCTGCCAGGCGTTCGGCGGGACCGTCCGGCGCGCGCCGCAGCCGTACCACGGGCGGATCTCGCCGGTGCTGCACGAGCGGACCGACATCCTGGCCGGGCTGCCGTCGCCGTTCTCCGCGGTCCGCTACCACTCGCTGATCGCCGAGAACATGTCCGAGGAGATCGAGGAGATCGCCCACACCCCGGACGGCCTGCTGATGGCGGTGCGCCACCGGCACCGGCCACTGTGGGGCGTGCAGTTCCACCCGGAGTCGGTGTGCACCGAGCACGGCCGGCAACTGCTGCGCAACTTCACGGATCTGACCCGGAGCTGGTACGAGCGACAACCGGAGGCGGCGGCCGACCCGGTCCGCGTGGCGGCTGCGACTTCCGGGATGCCCGTGACCCCCGTGACCCCCGTGACTTCTGTGACCTCCGTGTCCCCGCTGGTCACTCCGGCCCCCTTACCCTCTGCGGCCTCTGCGGTTCCCGTGGTTCCCGCGCCGCGACTGTCTCCCGCCCCGGCGGAGGTGCGTCGGCTGCGCGTGCTGCACCGGGCGCTGGACATCGCGGTGACCGCGCAGACCGTGTACGACGCGTTGTACCGCGACTCCGCGTGCTCGTTCTGGCTGGACAGCAGCGGGCCGCGTGAGCGCGACGGACGGTTCTCGTTCATGGGCGACGCCAAGGGCCCCCTGGCCCGCGTGGTCAGGGCCGACGTGTGGGCGGGCCTGGTGAGCGTGGAGTCGGCGGAGGGCACGGTGCGGGAGCCCGGCGGATTCTTCGACTGGCTCCGGGCCGACCTCGCCGCGCTGCGCACCGAAGTGCCCGCGCTTCCCTTCGACTTCGCCCTGGGCTGGGTCGGATACCTGGGCTACGAGCTGAAGGCCGAGTGCGGCGGCGAGCGCGCACACCGCTCGCACCACCCGGACGCGGCCATGCTCTTCGCCGACCGGGCGATCGCGTTCGACCACCACGACGGCACCGTGCACCTCCTCGCGCTGGCCGAGGGGCCGGACGACGCGCCCGCGGCGCGATGGGCGGCGAGCACGGAGGCCCGGCTCGTGGAACTCGCCGGCAGCCCGCCGGCCCCACGCTCCACCGGGGCCGTCACGACTGCCGGAACGTTGCGCCTGCGGCACGACCGGGAGCGCTATCTGGCACACATCGACACCTGCCTGCGGCAGATCGACGACGGCGAGAGCTACGAGGTGTGCCTGACCAACATGCTCGGCGCGCGCGGCAAACTCGACCCGGCGGAGGCGTACAAGCTGCTGCGGACCGGCAACCCGGTGCCGTTCGGGGCCCAGTTGAGGTTCGGCGGACTGTCCGTGCTCAGCTCCTCCCCGGAGCGGTTCATCCGGGTCGCCGGGGACGGAACGGTCGAGTCCCGGCCGATCAAGGGCACCAGGCAGCGCGCGGCCTCACCGGCCGAGGACGACGCGCTCCGTGCCGACCTGGCGTCGAGCGCCAAGGACCGGGCGGAGAATCTGATGATCGTCGACCTGGTGCGCAACGACCTGGGCCGGTGCGCGCGACTGGGCTCGGTCCGGGTGGACGGGCTGTTCGAGGTGGAGAGCTACGCCACCGTGCACCAGCTGGTCAGCACCGTCTCGGCGCGACTGAGACCAGGGCTGTCGGCGGTGGACTGCGTGCGCGCGGCCTTTCCCGGCGGCTCGATGACCGGCGCCCCCAAGATCCGGACCATGCAGATCATCGACGAGCTGGAGGAGGGCCCACGAGGCGTCTACTCGGGCGCGCTCGGCTTCTTCTCGCTCTCCGGCGCCGCCGACCTCAGCATCGTGATCAGGACGCTGGTGGTCGACGGGGACCGCATCGAGTACGGGGTCGGCGGCGCCGTCATCGCGCTGTCCGACGCCGACGCGGAGTTCGAGGAGACCGCGGTGAAGGCCGCTCCGCTGCTGCGGCTGCTGGGGCAGGAATTCCCCGGACGCCGCTCGCATCCGGCCCCGGCCGGACCGGACGGAGCCGGACCCCTGGTCCAGCCCGTTTCGTGA